A stretch of the Medicago truncatula cultivar Jemalong A17 chromosome 5, MtrunA17r5.0-ANR, whole genome shotgun sequence genome encodes the following:
- the LOC11438668 gene encoding protein CDI, with translation MSLSNGKNQSPLPTSNGNGNGIGAPFKIFVGYDPREDIAFQVCRHSIMKRSSIPVEIIPIKQSDLRKSGLYWRERGQFESTEFSFTRFLTPSLANYQGWAMFVDCDFLYLADIKELLDLIEDKYAIMCVQHDYTPKETTKMDGAVQTVYPRKNWSSMVLYNCGHPKNKVLTPDAVNSQTGAFLHRFQWLEDDEIGSVPFVWNFLEGHNRAVENDPTTSPKAIHYTRGGPWFEAWKNCEFADLWLNEMEEYLTQAKKEKSDN, from the coding sequence ATGAGTTTGAGCAATGGTAAAAACCAATCACCATTACCAACTAGTAATGGTAATGGTAATGGAATAGGTGCACCCTTCAAGATCTTTGTGGGTTATGATCCACGTGAAGACATTGCATTTCAGGTATGTCGTCATTCAATCATGAAAAGGTCTTCAATTCCTGTTGAGATCATACCAATTAAGCAATCAGATCTGAGAAAAAGTGGTCTTTACTGGCGTGAAAGAGGTCAATTTGAGAGCACTGAGTTTTCTTTTACAAGATTCTTAACACCTAGTTTGGCAAATTATCAAGGTTGGGCTATGTTTGTGGATTGTGATTTTCTCTATTTAGCTGATATTAAGGAATTGTTAGATTTGATTGAGGATAAGTATGCTATTATGTGTGTTCAACATGATTATACTCCAAAAGAGACTACAAAGATGGATGGTGCTGTTCAAACTGTGTATCCTAGAAAGAATTGGTCTTCAATGGTTTTGTATAACTGTGGTCATCCTAAGAACAAGGTTCTTACTCCTGATGCTGTGAATTCTCAGACTGGTGCTTTCCTTCATAGGTTTCAATGGCTCGAGGACGATGAAATTGGTTCTGTACCTTTTGTTTGGAATTTTCTTGAAGGACATAATAGGGCTGTTGAGAATGATCCAACTACTTCACCAAAGGCTATCCATTATACTCGTGGAGGGCCGTGGTTTGAGGCTTGGAAGAATTGTGAATTTGCTGATCTATGGCTGAATGAGATGGAAGAGTACCTTACTCaagccaaaaaagaaaaatctgatAATTAG